From the Acinetobacter radioresistens DSM 6976 = NBRC 102413 = CIP 103788 genome, one window contains:
- a CDS encoding recombinase family protein gives MNIATLNTLNESLQLGEPTIYVENYSGTKLERPELNKLLEDANQGDTLLVESVDRLSRLTQQDFEELKRRIREKGLRLVVADLPTTHQLIQANDAITGSILDLINNMLIDLLATMARLDNEKRIERIKQGLERSGYKPAGKKPNQIKHKRIKELLASNTMTKEEIAKAVGCGVATVYRVAKRSN, from the coding sequence TTGAATATAGCCACCCTAAATACCCTCAATGAATCGCTCCAACTTGGTGAACCCACCATTTATGTTGAGAACTACAGTGGCACCAAACTCGAGCGTCCAGAGCTGAATAAGCTGCTGGAAGATGCAAACCAGGGAGATACATTGCTCGTTGAGAGCGTGGACCGACTATCACGCTTAACCCAGCAAGACTTTGAAGAACTCAAAAGACGAATCAGAGAAAAGGGGTTGAGATTGGTTGTCGCAGATCTTCCCACTACCCATCAACTGATTCAAGCCAATGATGCTATTACTGGATCCATTCTGGATCTGATCAACAACATGCTGATTGACCTTCTGGCAACTATGGCTCGCCTAGACAACGAGAAGCGTATAGAGCGCATTAAACAGGGCCTAGAGCGTTCTGGATACAAGCCTGCAGGTAAGAAGCCAAACCAGATCAAACATAAGCGTATCAAAGAGCTGTTGGCCTCAAATACCATGACCAAAGAGGAAATCGCTAAAGCTGTGGGCTGTGGTGTAGCCACTGTTTATCGTGTAGCAAAGAGGTCTAATTAG